The window TCCGCCCGGAGCTGCGGGTTCCACCGCGGGAGGACACCGGCTGGTATCTGGGCTCGCTGCACCTCTCCCGGCCGATCCAGGTGCTCCTGGAGTTCGCCCTGCCTCCCCTGGAGCCCGGCTGGCGGGAGCTCGCCCACCTGGACCTGCGGGGACAGGTCCCGGGGAACCCGTCTCGCCCAATCCGGGCGCAGTGGATGGTGCAGGCGCCGGTTCTCCCGGAGGAGCCGTTGACGGTGGAGCCCCCTGGTCCGCTATGGGAGGCCCTGGCCCGGGTGGTGATCTACCGCCTGCAGGAGCAGGCCTGGGCGGCCGTGCGGGCTGGGAGATGGGAGGAAGGCGCCCGTCGGCTCCAGCAGGTGGGAACCCGCCTCCTGGAGCTGGGAGCGACGGATCTGGCCCGGGAGGCGCTGGAGGCCGCCACCCGCCTGTTGCAGGGTCAGGCGGTTCCCAGAGGCCAGCAGCTCGCCTTAAAATACAAAACGCGGATGCTGATGCTTCCGCCCCCTGATTCGGGAGGACCCTCATGATCGAGTGTCCGTTGTGCGGGCGCAAATATCCGGTCGGGGCCCTGTTCTGCCCGGAGTGCGGCGTGTATCTGCTCACGGGCGGCCCCCTGCGCACGGAACCGCTTCCGGAGGGGGTTCCTTCTCCCATCGGAACAGCCTCCGGGCGCGCCGCGGAGGCTCCCACCGCGCCGCAGAGCTTGGTGCTGCAGGTGCTCACCTCCGGCCGCCGGATTGTGATCCGCCCGGATCAGGAGGTGCTCCTGGGGCGGCTGGACGTGGGCCGCGGCATCTTCCCCCAGGTGGACCTCACGTCCGACGGGGGTCTGGAAGGCGGGGTGTCCCGCCGCCACGCCCGGGTGTTCTACCAGGACGGCCGGTTCTACATCGAGGATCTGGGCAGCACCAACGGGACGTATCTCAACGGGACGCGTCTGGCGCCTTACTCCCCGCAGGCCCTGGGGGAGGGCGACGAGATCCGGCTGGGTCAGATCCCGATTCGGGTGGCGCTGGCGTAAGGAGGATCTCCCATATGGCCTACACGGTCCTCATCCATCTGATCAATGCGGATCCGCTCCTGGCGGAGGTGGAACGGCTGCCCGAGCCTCAGGATCAGGTGCTGATCTGCAGCAACGTCCGCCTCCGCGATGGGAAGGAGGTGCATTACATTGACCCGGAGGCGGTGCAGGTGATCATCCCCTGGCATCGGATCTCCTTCGTGGAGGTCCTGAGCGCCCGCGAGGAGGCCGAGATCATCAGCTTCGTGCGGGAGCGGTGAAGATGGTTCAGGCGCCGGTTCGGCCGGAAGCGCGGGAGCGTCGACGGATCCTCATCGTGGACGATGAGGCGCGGGTGCGGCAGTTCGTCCGCATGAACCTGGAGCTGGAGGGCTTTGAGGTCTTCGAGGCCTCCAACGGCCTGGAGGCCCTGGAGAAGGTCAAAGAGTTGCTGCCGGATCTGGTGATCCTGGATGTGATGATGCCGGAGCTGGACGGCTTCGAGACCCTGGCCATAATCCGGGAGGTGAGCTCGGTCCCGGTGATTATGCTCACGGTGCGGGCGGATGAGGCGGACAAGGTCCGGGGGCTGGAGCTGGGGGCGGACGATTATGTGACCAAGCCCTTCTCGCCTCGGGAGCTGATCAGCCGCATTAAGGCTGTCCTGCGCCGGGTGGATACCCCGGCCACGGCGGGCGGGGCGGTGCAGATTGATGATTACCTGACCATCGACTTCAACCGGCGGGTGGTGATCGCCGGGGGCAAAGAGATCAAGCTGCGGCCTACGGAGTGGCGGCTGCTGTATCATCTGGTGAACAATGCGGGGCGGACCCTCAGTCACGAAAGCCTGCTGGCCAAGGTGTGGGGCTACGAATACCGGGACGAGACCCATTACCTGCGGCTCTACATCAATTACCTCCGTCAGAAGATCGAGCCGGACCCCTCCCGCCCGCGTTACATTCTCACCGAACGGGGGGTGGGTTACCGGTTCGTGGACTTCCGGGGCGGGGAGCTGGAGCGGCTGAAGCGTCAGGCGGCGGACGCCTCTTCCTGAGCCCGGAGGCCTTGATCCGGGTGCGTCCCAATCTTGTCGGGCCTGGCCGCTTTGTAGGACAACTGCTTGCAGTTGTCCTACGATTTTGGGACACACTCCCTTGATCCTCCTTGCTCCCCAAAATCCTCCCGGGATGATATAATTAAAAGCGCAAGCATCGGGGCGTGGCGCAGCCAGGTTAGCGCACCACGTTTGGGACGTGGGGGTCGTCGGTTCGAATCCGACCGCCCCGACTCGGGCGGGCGTAGCTCAGTCCGGTAGAGCGCCTCCCTTCCAAGGAGGATGTCGCGGGTTCGAATCCCGTCGCCCGCTCCTCTTCAATGAGGGATAGGGTGGGCCCGTAGCTCAACGGCAGAGCAGCCGGCTCATAACCGGTCGGTTGCAGGTTCGAATCCTGCCGGGCCCACAAGGGGGAGGGTGCCCGCCGTCGGAGCGTGGAAAGGGGGGTGAGCACGGCGCCGTGGAGGAGGGCAGGCCCCCCGGGTTGGGCTCCCCCGCTTCATTCCATCTCGGGGAGGAAGCGATGGCGAACGATCGTCCCTGGTATCGGTTTTATGATCCCCGCACCCCGAGGTCCCTGGAGTATCCCCCGATCCCCTTTTTCCGCTTCCTGGAGGACTCCGCCCGCCGGTTCCCCGACCGCCCGGCCCTGATCTTCAAGCCTGCCCATCAGGGGTTCGCCGGGAGCGTCATGACTTACCGGGAG is drawn from Thermoflexus hugenholtzii and contains these coding sequences:
- a CDS encoding FHA domain-containing protein, which translates into the protein MIECPLCGRKYPVGALFCPECGVYLLTGGPLRTEPLPEGVPSPIGTASGRAAEAPTAPQSLVLQVLTSGRRIVIRPDQEVLLGRLDVGRGIFPQVDLTSDGGLEGGVSRRHARVFYQDGRFYIEDLGSTNGTYLNGTRLAPYSPQALGEGDEIRLGQIPIRVALA
- a CDS encoding response regulator transcription factor, giving the protein MVQAPVRPEARERRRILIVDDEARVRQFVRMNLELEGFEVFEASNGLEALEKVKELLPDLVILDVMMPELDGFETLAIIREVSSVPVIMLTVRADEADKVRGLELGADDYVTKPFSPRELISRIKAVLRRVDTPATAGGAVQIDDYLTIDFNRRVVIAGGKEIKLRPTEWRLLYHLVNNAGRTLSHESLLAKVWGYEYRDETHYLRLYINYLRQKIEPDPSRPRYILTERGVGYRFVDFRGGELERLKRQAADASS